One Brienomyrus brachyistius isolate T26 chromosome 24, BBRACH_0.4, whole genome shotgun sequence DNA segment encodes these proteins:
- the plac8l1 gene encoding PLAC8-like protein 1 encodes MLDAEDSATERPPEGQLSANATTEDLTPPQTGMEQTAPDGWLGHPVIEQPGLGVTTTTVTTITQTGGEWSTGLFNVCGDMTTCLLGAAFPCCLDLSLAHQYGECLCLPLLPGSTLAMRVGIRERFKIRGSVCEDWLAVYCCYPLAVCQMIREVKRRLRSQMYQVSTTLQSS; translated from the exons ATGCTGGACGCGGAAGATTCTGCGACTGAAAGGcc TCCTGAAGGACAGCTTTCAGCCAATGCTACGACCGAAGATTTAACACCTCCTCAGACCGGAATGGAGCAAACGGCCCCCGATGGCTGGTTGGGACACCCCGTGATTGAACAGCCCGGCCTTGGCGTTACCACAACTACGGTCACTACCATAACACAGACGGGGGGAGAATGGAGTACGGGCCTCTTCAATGTGTGTGGGGACATGACTACGT gcctCCTGGGTGCCGCCTTCCCCTGCTGCCTGGACCTGAGTCTCGCTCATCAGTACGGGGAATGTCTGTGCCTTCCGCTGCTGCCCGGCTCCACGCTCGCCATGCGCGTGGGCATCAGGGAGAGGTTCAAAATACGG GGCAGCGTATGTGAGGACTGGCTCGCTGTCTACTGCTGCTACCCGCTGGCCGTCTGCCAGATGATCCGAGAGGTGAAAAGGAGACTGAGAAGCCAGATGTACCAGGTGTCCACCACACTGCAAAGCTCCTGA
- the LOC125720022 gene encoding RNA-binding protein 27-like isoform X4 translates to MIIDDVEALKSWMAKLLEQICDADPIAVANYVVALVKKDKPDKDLKVLCANQLDVFLEKETTGFVEKLFQGLITKVYLEGLDKDTQRISKVEGKFAVESFEDKRETAVAEDDRSDKSRRSPLGGSLDSSESKAHSIRRLEGCRSRDVVRHGRSGDSYREHRDHRAGSSHGRSHSRSQDRERTWNREYKCKQDAEKKAAEGSRPAFAPAAHYCGSLAQRSSERDSILGSTTVVPIHLPDSTTESWSHYCSGRGEGTTFMRSTAFGRCCHDYDVRGVCVRGDLCPFDHGVDPPMAGDVTLPRTIPLPPPPSVPPPHAHVAPPGARMPAHPHFQPQPPGIFPMADCHLQTDTYSPEVPSTTPVPQTCQFIPRIQTLRPNLIGLTSGDVDVQNSRGANIVIQTDPLVSAVPSNPARYGGEPQCRKRRLGAADGAPCTNPCASKRNYSHQRKANVQKRGHYGNTKLEVCKIPRDLNNITKLNGHFGKFGTVTSIQVMLGGDVGMALIQYATNAEARRAISSTEAVLNNRFIKVYWHHDRGKQLWQPTQLWQPTQPEQLAQEARGPSMPLGQKPANISKITVNTQVGPYGRLVIKGTAESFGKTAVKKKQEALQLQQDVMKKKQEMLEMQIQCQKALLNKLEKLRGAELEERAGVMKMLKELTEKISKLKEDMKPAPRVALQAVESKSKMHIQKELLDAELDFHKKLVSGEDATDLKQKLTQLQVEASRLGLIPKTRRRMAALRGRGGLNRMVVDHRPRALAVLGVTREEKADLMDHFAGFGEIMEFQEHEPPGIVVTFRTRAEAEKWFSE, encoded by the exons ATGATCATAGACGATGTGGAAGCTCTGAAGTCGTGGATGGCCAAACTTCTGGAGCAAAT ATGTGACGCGGATCCTATTGCTGTGGCCAACTATGTGGTTGCTTTggttaaaaaagacaaaccagacAAAGACCTGAAAGTCCTTTGTGCTAATCAGTTGGATGTCTTTTTGGAGAAAG AGACCACAGGGTTTGTGGAAAAGCTCTTTCAGGGCCTAATCACTAAAGTCTATTTGGAAGGTCTGGATAAAGACACACAGAGAATTTCCAAAGTGGAGGGTAAATTTGCCGTGGAAAGTTTTGAGGACAAAAGAGAG ACTGCAGTTGCCGAGGATGATCGAAGTGACAAGAGTAGGCGGAGTCCTCTGGGAGGCAGCCTGGATTCAAGTGAATCAAA GGCTCACAGCATCCGGAGGCTGGAGGGCTGCAGGAGCAGGGATGTGGTGCGCCACGGGAGGAGTGGTGACTCGTACAGAGAGCATCGTGACCACCGTGCGGGTAGCAGCCATGGCCGTAGCCAcagcaggagccaggacagggaAAGGACCTGGAACAGAG AGTATAAGTGCAAGCAGGATGCGGAGAAGAAAGCAGCAGAGGGCTCCAGGCCCGCTTTTGCCCCCGCTGCCCACTACTGCGGTTCCCTGGCCCAGCGCTCCTCCGAGAGGGACTCCATTCTCGGCTCTACTACTGTAGTACCCATTCACTTGCCGGACAGCACCACTGAGAGCTGGTCCCATTACTGCTCTGGTCGTGGAGAGGGCACCACGTTCATGAGGAGCACGGCATTCGGGCGCTGCTGTCACGACTATGATG TACGGGGAGTCTGTGTGCGTGGTGACCTGTGTCCCTTCGACCACGGCGTTGATCCCCCGATGGCGGGTGACGTCACCTTGCCGAGAACGATTCCTCTCCCACCCCCGCCCAGCGTGCCACCCCCCCATGCCCACGTGGCCCCTCCTGGTGCCAGGATGCCTGCCCACCCTCACTTTCAGCCACAACCTCCTGGCATCTTCCCAATGGCTG ACTGCCATCTTCAGACAGATACGTACAGCCCTGAGGTTCCAAGCACCACGCCGGTACCCCAGACCTGCCAGTTCATCCCCCGCATCCAGACTCTGAGACCAAACCTCATTGGACTGACCTCTGGAGATGTGGACGTGCAGAACTCTCGAG GTGCCAACATCGTGATCCAGACGGATCCGCTTGTATCAGCAGTGCCCAGCAACCCTGCAAGGTACGGTGGTGAACCTCAGTGCAGGAAGAGGCGCCTGGGGGCCGCTGATGGGGCCCCGTGCACAAATCCTTGTGCGAGCAA ACGAAATTACAGCCATCAGCGCAAGGCGAACGTTCAAAAGAGGGGTCACTATGGCAACACTAAACTGGAGGTTTGCAAGAtccccagggatttgaacaacATCACGAAACTAAACGGGCACTTCGGCAAGTTTGGTACCGTCACCAGtattcag gtcATGTTGGGTGGTGACGTGGGGATGGCACTCATCCAGTATGCGACCAACGCAGAGGCCCGGAGAGCCATCTCCAGCACAGAGGCGGTGCTCAACAACCGCTTCATCAAGGTGTACTGGCACCATGACAGAGGGAAGCAGTTATGGCAGCCGACGCAGTTATGGCAGCCGACGCAGCCGGAGCAGCTAGCGCAGGAGGCACGGGGTCCCAGCATGCCACTGGGCCAGAAACCAGCCAACATTAGCAAG ATCACCGTGAACACCCAGGTGGGCCCCTACGGCCGTCTGGTCATCAAGGGGACGGCAGAGTCGTTCGGGAAGACGGCTGTTAAGAAGAAGCAG GAAGCGCTACAACTGCAGCAggatgtgatgaaaaagaagcaGGAAATGCTGGAGATGCAGATACAATGTCAGAAG GCTTTGCTGAACAAGCTGGAGAAGTTGAGGGGAGCGGAACTGGAAGAACGGGCCGGTGTCATGAAGATGCTGAAGGAGCTAACGGAGAAGATCTCTAAGCTGAAGGAGGACATGAAGCCAGCACCCAGAGTTGCGTTACAAGCTGTTGAGTCCAAGTCCAAAATGCAT ATACAGAAGGAGCTGCTCGATGCTGAGCTGGACTTCCATAAGAAGCTGGTGTCCGGGGAGGACGCGACGGACCTCAAGCAGAAACTGACCCAGCTGCAGGTGGAG GCCTCCCGTTTAGGACTGATCCCCAAAACGCGCAGGAGAATGGCAGCCCTCCGGGGGCGTGGGGGCCTGAACCGCATGGTGGTAGATCATCGGCCGCGAGCGCTTGCTGTTCTGGGGGTGACCAGAGAGGAGAAGGCCGACCTGATGGATCACTTTGCG GGATTTGGAGAGATCATGGAATTTCAGGAGCATGAGCCACCTGGCATTGTCGTGACATTCAGGACCAGGGCTGAAGCGGAGAAA TGGTTTTCTGAGTAG
- the LOC125720022 gene encoding RNA-binding protein 27-like isoform X2 yields the protein MIIDDVEALKSWMAKLLEQICDADPIAVANYVVALVKKDKPDKDLKVLCANQLDVFLEKETTGFVEKLFQGLITKVYLEGLDKDTQRISKVEGKFAVESFEDKRETAVAEDDRSDKSRRSPLGGSLDSSESKAHSIRRLEGCRSRDVVRHGRSGDSYREHRDHRAGSSHGRSHSRSQDRERTWNREYKCKQDAEKKAAEGSRPAFAPAAHYCGSLAQRSSERDSILGSTTVVPIHLPDSTTESWSHYCSGRGEGTTFMRSTAFGRCCHDYDVRGVCVRGDLCPFDHGVDPPMAGDVTLPRTIPLPPPPSVPPPHAHVAPPGARMPAHPHFQPQPPGIFPMADCHLQTDTYSPEVPSTTPVPQTCQFIPRIQTLRPNLIGLTSGDVDVQNSRGANIVIQTDPLVSAVPSNPARRNYSHQRKANVQKRGHYGNTKLEVCKIPRDLNNITKLNGHFGKFGTVTSIQVMLGGDVGMALIQYATNAEARRAISSTEAVLNNRFIKVYWHHDRGKQLWQPTQLWQPTQPEQLAQEARGPSMPLGQKPANISKITVNTQVGPYGRLVIKGTAESFGKTAVKKKQEALQLQQDVMKKKQEMLEMQIQCQKALLNKLEKLRGAELEERAGVMKMLKELTEKISKLKEDMKPAPRVALQAVESKSKMHIQKELLDAELDFHKKLVSGEDATDLKQKLTQLQVEASRLGLIPKTRRRMAALRGRGGLNRMVVDHRPRALAVLGVTREEKADLMDHFAGFGEIMEFQEHEPPGIVVTFRTRAEAEKAANQGSEFKDRLLQIAWYKPKAASAPSVEEKSSQEEKPHKSPLLAEEEGDEDEEDEYESRSWRR from the exons ATGATCATAGACGATGTGGAAGCTCTGAAGTCGTGGATGGCCAAACTTCTGGAGCAAAT ATGTGACGCGGATCCTATTGCTGTGGCCAACTATGTGGTTGCTTTggttaaaaaagacaaaccagacAAAGACCTGAAAGTCCTTTGTGCTAATCAGTTGGATGTCTTTTTGGAGAAAG AGACCACAGGGTTTGTGGAAAAGCTCTTTCAGGGCCTAATCACTAAAGTCTATTTGGAAGGTCTGGATAAAGACACACAGAGAATTTCCAAAGTGGAGGGTAAATTTGCCGTGGAAAGTTTTGAGGACAAAAGAGAG ACTGCAGTTGCCGAGGATGATCGAAGTGACAAGAGTAGGCGGAGTCCTCTGGGAGGCAGCCTGGATTCAAGTGAATCAAA GGCTCACAGCATCCGGAGGCTGGAGGGCTGCAGGAGCAGGGATGTGGTGCGCCACGGGAGGAGTGGTGACTCGTACAGAGAGCATCGTGACCACCGTGCGGGTAGCAGCCATGGCCGTAGCCAcagcaggagccaggacagggaAAGGACCTGGAACAGAG AGTATAAGTGCAAGCAGGATGCGGAGAAGAAAGCAGCAGAGGGCTCCAGGCCCGCTTTTGCCCCCGCTGCCCACTACTGCGGTTCCCTGGCCCAGCGCTCCTCCGAGAGGGACTCCATTCTCGGCTCTACTACTGTAGTACCCATTCACTTGCCGGACAGCACCACTGAGAGCTGGTCCCATTACTGCTCTGGTCGTGGAGAGGGCACCACGTTCATGAGGAGCACGGCATTCGGGCGCTGCTGTCACGACTATGATG TACGGGGAGTCTGTGTGCGTGGTGACCTGTGTCCCTTCGACCACGGCGTTGATCCCCCGATGGCGGGTGACGTCACCTTGCCGAGAACGATTCCTCTCCCACCCCCGCCCAGCGTGCCACCCCCCCATGCCCACGTGGCCCCTCCTGGTGCCAGGATGCCTGCCCACCCTCACTTTCAGCCACAACCTCCTGGCATCTTCCCAATGGCTG ACTGCCATCTTCAGACAGATACGTACAGCCCTGAGGTTCCAAGCACCACGCCGGTACCCCAGACCTGCCAGTTCATCCCCCGCATCCAGACTCTGAGACCAAACCTCATTGGACTGACCTCTGGAGATGTGGACGTGCAGAACTCTCGAG GTGCCAACATCGTGATCCAGACGGATCCGCTTGTATCAGCAGTGCCCAGCAACCCTGCAAG ACGAAATTACAGCCATCAGCGCAAGGCGAACGTTCAAAAGAGGGGTCACTATGGCAACACTAAACTGGAGGTTTGCAAGAtccccagggatttgaacaacATCACGAAACTAAACGGGCACTTCGGCAAGTTTGGTACCGTCACCAGtattcag gtcATGTTGGGTGGTGACGTGGGGATGGCACTCATCCAGTATGCGACCAACGCAGAGGCCCGGAGAGCCATCTCCAGCACAGAGGCGGTGCTCAACAACCGCTTCATCAAGGTGTACTGGCACCATGACAGAGGGAAGCAGTTATGGCAGCCGACGCAGTTATGGCAGCCGACGCAGCCGGAGCAGCTAGCGCAGGAGGCACGGGGTCCCAGCATGCCACTGGGCCAGAAACCAGCCAACATTAGCAAG ATCACCGTGAACACCCAGGTGGGCCCCTACGGCCGTCTGGTCATCAAGGGGACGGCAGAGTCGTTCGGGAAGACGGCTGTTAAGAAGAAGCAG GAAGCGCTACAACTGCAGCAggatgtgatgaaaaagaagcaGGAAATGCTGGAGATGCAGATACAATGTCAGAAG GCTTTGCTGAACAAGCTGGAGAAGTTGAGGGGAGCGGAACTGGAAGAACGGGCCGGTGTCATGAAGATGCTGAAGGAGCTAACGGAGAAGATCTCTAAGCTGAAGGAGGACATGAAGCCAGCACCCAGAGTTGCGTTACAAGCTGTTGAGTCCAAGTCCAAAATGCAT ATACAGAAGGAGCTGCTCGATGCTGAGCTGGACTTCCATAAGAAGCTGGTGTCCGGGGAGGACGCGACGGACCTCAAGCAGAAACTGACCCAGCTGCAGGTGGAG GCCTCCCGTTTAGGACTGATCCCCAAAACGCGCAGGAGAATGGCAGCCCTCCGGGGGCGTGGGGGCCTGAACCGCATGGTGGTAGATCATCGGCCGCGAGCGCTTGCTGTTCTGGGGGTGACCAGAGAGGAGAAGGCCGACCTGATGGATCACTTTGCG GGATTTGGAGAGATCATGGAATTTCAGGAGCATGAGCCACCTGGCATTGTCGTGACATTCAGGACCAGGGCTGAAGCGGAGAAA GCAGCAAACCAAGGCTCAGAGTTCAAAGACCGGCTGCTGCAAATCGCGTGGTACAAACCCAAAGCTGCATCTGCTCCCAGTGTGGAGGAGAAGTCCTCACAGGAGGAG AAGCCCCATAAATCTCCCCTGCTTGCGGAGGAAGAGGGGGACGAAGATGAAGAGGATGAATACGAGAGCCGTTCGTGGAGAAGATGA
- the LOC125720022 gene encoding RNA-binding protein 27-like isoform X3 — translation MIIDDVEALKSWMAKLLEQICDADPIAVANYVVALVKKDKPDKDLKVLCANQLDVFLEKETTGFVEKLFQGLITKVYLEGLDKDTQRISKVEGKFAVESFEDKRETAVAEDDRSDKSRRSPLGGSLDSSESKAHSIRRLEGCRSRDVVRHGRSGDSYREHRDHRAGSSHGRSHSRSQDRERTWNREYKCKQDAEKKAAEGSRPAFAPAAHYCGSLAQRSSERDSILGSTTVVPIHLPDSTTESWSHYCSGRGEGTTFMRSTAFGRCCHDYDVRGVCVRGDLCPFDHGVDPPMAGDVTLPRTIPLPPPPSVPPPHAHVAPPGARMPAHPHFQPQPPGIFPMADCHLQTDTYSPEVPSTTPVPQTCQFIPRIQTLRPNLIGLTSGDVDVQNSRGANIVIQTDPLVSAVPSNPARYGGEPQCRKRRLGAADGAPCTNPCASKRNYSHQRKANVQKRGHYGNTKLEVCKIPRDLNNITKLNGHFGKFGTVTSIQVMLGGDVGMALIQYATNAEARRAISSTEAVLNNRFIKVYWHHDRGKQLWQPTQLWQPTQPEQLAQEARGPSMPLGQKPANISKEALQLQQDVMKKKQEMLEMQIQCQKALLNKLEKLRGAELEERAGVMKMLKELTEKISKLKEDMKPAPRVALQAVESKSKMHIQKELLDAELDFHKKLVSGEDATDLKQKLTQLQVEASRLGLIPKTRRRMAALRGRGGLNRMVVDHRPRALAVLGVTREEKADLMDHFAGFGEIMEFQEHEPPGIVVTFRTRAEAEKAANQGSEFKDRLLQIAWYKPKAASAPSVEEKSSQEEKPHKSPLLAEEEGDEDEEDEYESRSWRR, via the exons ATGATCATAGACGATGTGGAAGCTCTGAAGTCGTGGATGGCCAAACTTCTGGAGCAAAT ATGTGACGCGGATCCTATTGCTGTGGCCAACTATGTGGTTGCTTTggttaaaaaagacaaaccagacAAAGACCTGAAAGTCCTTTGTGCTAATCAGTTGGATGTCTTTTTGGAGAAAG AGACCACAGGGTTTGTGGAAAAGCTCTTTCAGGGCCTAATCACTAAAGTCTATTTGGAAGGTCTGGATAAAGACACACAGAGAATTTCCAAAGTGGAGGGTAAATTTGCCGTGGAAAGTTTTGAGGACAAAAGAGAG ACTGCAGTTGCCGAGGATGATCGAAGTGACAAGAGTAGGCGGAGTCCTCTGGGAGGCAGCCTGGATTCAAGTGAATCAAA GGCTCACAGCATCCGGAGGCTGGAGGGCTGCAGGAGCAGGGATGTGGTGCGCCACGGGAGGAGTGGTGACTCGTACAGAGAGCATCGTGACCACCGTGCGGGTAGCAGCCATGGCCGTAGCCAcagcaggagccaggacagggaAAGGACCTGGAACAGAG AGTATAAGTGCAAGCAGGATGCGGAGAAGAAAGCAGCAGAGGGCTCCAGGCCCGCTTTTGCCCCCGCTGCCCACTACTGCGGTTCCCTGGCCCAGCGCTCCTCCGAGAGGGACTCCATTCTCGGCTCTACTACTGTAGTACCCATTCACTTGCCGGACAGCACCACTGAGAGCTGGTCCCATTACTGCTCTGGTCGTGGAGAGGGCACCACGTTCATGAGGAGCACGGCATTCGGGCGCTGCTGTCACGACTATGATG TACGGGGAGTCTGTGTGCGTGGTGACCTGTGTCCCTTCGACCACGGCGTTGATCCCCCGATGGCGGGTGACGTCACCTTGCCGAGAACGATTCCTCTCCCACCCCCGCCCAGCGTGCCACCCCCCCATGCCCACGTGGCCCCTCCTGGTGCCAGGATGCCTGCCCACCCTCACTTTCAGCCACAACCTCCTGGCATCTTCCCAATGGCTG ACTGCCATCTTCAGACAGATACGTACAGCCCTGAGGTTCCAAGCACCACGCCGGTACCCCAGACCTGCCAGTTCATCCCCCGCATCCAGACTCTGAGACCAAACCTCATTGGACTGACCTCTGGAGATGTGGACGTGCAGAACTCTCGAG GTGCCAACATCGTGATCCAGACGGATCCGCTTGTATCAGCAGTGCCCAGCAACCCTGCAAGGTACGGTGGTGAACCTCAGTGCAGGAAGAGGCGCCTGGGGGCCGCTGATGGGGCCCCGTGCACAAATCCTTGTGCGAGCAA ACGAAATTACAGCCATCAGCGCAAGGCGAACGTTCAAAAGAGGGGTCACTATGGCAACACTAAACTGGAGGTTTGCAAGAtccccagggatttgaacaacATCACGAAACTAAACGGGCACTTCGGCAAGTTTGGTACCGTCACCAGtattcag gtcATGTTGGGTGGTGACGTGGGGATGGCACTCATCCAGTATGCGACCAACGCAGAGGCCCGGAGAGCCATCTCCAGCACAGAGGCGGTGCTCAACAACCGCTTCATCAAGGTGTACTGGCACCATGACAGAGGGAAGCAGTTATGGCAGCCGACGCAGTTATGGCAGCCGACGCAGCCGGAGCAGCTAGCGCAGGAGGCACGGGGTCCCAGCATGCCACTGGGCCAGAAACCAGCCAACATTAGCAAG GAAGCGCTACAACTGCAGCAggatgtgatgaaaaagaagcaGGAAATGCTGGAGATGCAGATACAATGTCAGAAG GCTTTGCTGAACAAGCTGGAGAAGTTGAGGGGAGCGGAACTGGAAGAACGGGCCGGTGTCATGAAGATGCTGAAGGAGCTAACGGAGAAGATCTCTAAGCTGAAGGAGGACATGAAGCCAGCACCCAGAGTTGCGTTACAAGCTGTTGAGTCCAAGTCCAAAATGCAT ATACAGAAGGAGCTGCTCGATGCTGAGCTGGACTTCCATAAGAAGCTGGTGTCCGGGGAGGACGCGACGGACCTCAAGCAGAAACTGACCCAGCTGCAGGTGGAG GCCTCCCGTTTAGGACTGATCCCCAAAACGCGCAGGAGAATGGCAGCCCTCCGGGGGCGTGGGGGCCTGAACCGCATGGTGGTAGATCATCGGCCGCGAGCGCTTGCTGTTCTGGGGGTGACCAGAGAGGAGAAGGCCGACCTGATGGATCACTTTGCG GGATTTGGAGAGATCATGGAATTTCAGGAGCATGAGCCACCTGGCATTGTCGTGACATTCAGGACCAGGGCTGAAGCGGAGAAA GCAGCAAACCAAGGCTCAGAGTTCAAAGACCGGCTGCTGCAAATCGCGTGGTACAAACCCAAAGCTGCATCTGCTCCCAGTGTGGAGGAGAAGTCCTCACAGGAGGAG AAGCCCCATAAATCTCCCCTGCTTGCGGAGGAAGAGGGGGACGAAGATGAAGAGGATGAATACGAGAGCCGTTCGTGGAGAAGATGA
- the LOC125720022 gene encoding RNA-binding protein 27-like isoform X1, with product MIIDDVEALKSWMAKLLEQICDADPIAVANYVVALVKKDKPDKDLKVLCANQLDVFLEKETTGFVEKLFQGLITKVYLEGLDKDTQRISKVEGKFAVESFEDKRETAVAEDDRSDKSRRSPLGGSLDSSESKAHSIRRLEGCRSRDVVRHGRSGDSYREHRDHRAGSSHGRSHSRSQDRERTWNREYKCKQDAEKKAAEGSRPAFAPAAHYCGSLAQRSSERDSILGSTTVVPIHLPDSTTESWSHYCSGRGEGTTFMRSTAFGRCCHDYDVRGVCVRGDLCPFDHGVDPPMAGDVTLPRTIPLPPPPSVPPPHAHVAPPGARMPAHPHFQPQPPGIFPMADCHLQTDTYSPEVPSTTPVPQTCQFIPRIQTLRPNLIGLTSGDVDVQNSRGANIVIQTDPLVSAVPSNPARYGGEPQCRKRRLGAADGAPCTNPCASKRNYSHQRKANVQKRGHYGNTKLEVCKIPRDLNNITKLNGHFGKFGTVTSIQVMLGGDVGMALIQYATNAEARRAISSTEAVLNNRFIKVYWHHDRGKQLWQPTQLWQPTQPEQLAQEARGPSMPLGQKPANISKITVNTQVGPYGRLVIKGTAESFGKTAVKKKQEALQLQQDVMKKKQEMLEMQIQCQKALLNKLEKLRGAELEERAGVMKMLKELTEKISKLKEDMKPAPRVALQAVESKSKMHIQKELLDAELDFHKKLVSGEDATDLKQKLTQLQVEASRLGLIPKTRRRMAALRGRGGLNRMVVDHRPRALAVLGVTREEKADLMDHFAGFGEIMEFQEHEPPGIVVTFRTRAEAEKAANQGSEFKDRLLQIAWYKPKAASAPSVEEKSSQEEKPHKSPLLAEEEGDEDEEDEYESRSWRR from the exons ATGATCATAGACGATGTGGAAGCTCTGAAGTCGTGGATGGCCAAACTTCTGGAGCAAAT ATGTGACGCGGATCCTATTGCTGTGGCCAACTATGTGGTTGCTTTggttaaaaaagacaaaccagacAAAGACCTGAAAGTCCTTTGTGCTAATCAGTTGGATGTCTTTTTGGAGAAAG AGACCACAGGGTTTGTGGAAAAGCTCTTTCAGGGCCTAATCACTAAAGTCTATTTGGAAGGTCTGGATAAAGACACACAGAGAATTTCCAAAGTGGAGGGTAAATTTGCCGTGGAAAGTTTTGAGGACAAAAGAGAG ACTGCAGTTGCCGAGGATGATCGAAGTGACAAGAGTAGGCGGAGTCCTCTGGGAGGCAGCCTGGATTCAAGTGAATCAAA GGCTCACAGCATCCGGAGGCTGGAGGGCTGCAGGAGCAGGGATGTGGTGCGCCACGGGAGGAGTGGTGACTCGTACAGAGAGCATCGTGACCACCGTGCGGGTAGCAGCCATGGCCGTAGCCAcagcaggagccaggacagggaAAGGACCTGGAACAGAG AGTATAAGTGCAAGCAGGATGCGGAGAAGAAAGCAGCAGAGGGCTCCAGGCCCGCTTTTGCCCCCGCTGCCCACTACTGCGGTTCCCTGGCCCAGCGCTCCTCCGAGAGGGACTCCATTCTCGGCTCTACTACTGTAGTACCCATTCACTTGCCGGACAGCACCACTGAGAGCTGGTCCCATTACTGCTCTGGTCGTGGAGAGGGCACCACGTTCATGAGGAGCACGGCATTCGGGCGCTGCTGTCACGACTATGATG TACGGGGAGTCTGTGTGCGTGGTGACCTGTGTCCCTTCGACCACGGCGTTGATCCCCCGATGGCGGGTGACGTCACCTTGCCGAGAACGATTCCTCTCCCACCCCCGCCCAGCGTGCCACCCCCCCATGCCCACGTGGCCCCTCCTGGTGCCAGGATGCCTGCCCACCCTCACTTTCAGCCACAACCTCCTGGCATCTTCCCAATGGCTG ACTGCCATCTTCAGACAGATACGTACAGCCCTGAGGTTCCAAGCACCACGCCGGTACCCCAGACCTGCCAGTTCATCCCCCGCATCCAGACTCTGAGACCAAACCTCATTGGACTGACCTCTGGAGATGTGGACGTGCAGAACTCTCGAG GTGCCAACATCGTGATCCAGACGGATCCGCTTGTATCAGCAGTGCCCAGCAACCCTGCAAGGTACGGTGGTGAACCTCAGTGCAGGAAGAGGCGCCTGGGGGCCGCTGATGGGGCCCCGTGCACAAATCCTTGTGCGAGCAA ACGAAATTACAGCCATCAGCGCAAGGCGAACGTTCAAAAGAGGGGTCACTATGGCAACACTAAACTGGAGGTTTGCAAGAtccccagggatttgaacaacATCACGAAACTAAACGGGCACTTCGGCAAGTTTGGTACCGTCACCAGtattcag gtcATGTTGGGTGGTGACGTGGGGATGGCACTCATCCAGTATGCGACCAACGCAGAGGCCCGGAGAGCCATCTCCAGCACAGAGGCGGTGCTCAACAACCGCTTCATCAAGGTGTACTGGCACCATGACAGAGGGAAGCAGTTATGGCAGCCGACGCAGTTATGGCAGCCGACGCAGCCGGAGCAGCTAGCGCAGGAGGCACGGGGTCCCAGCATGCCACTGGGCCAGAAACCAGCCAACATTAGCAAG ATCACCGTGAACACCCAGGTGGGCCCCTACGGCCGTCTGGTCATCAAGGGGACGGCAGAGTCGTTCGGGAAGACGGCTGTTAAGAAGAAGCAG GAAGCGCTACAACTGCAGCAggatgtgatgaaaaagaagcaGGAAATGCTGGAGATGCAGATACAATGTCAGAAG GCTTTGCTGAACAAGCTGGAGAAGTTGAGGGGAGCGGAACTGGAAGAACGGGCCGGTGTCATGAAGATGCTGAAGGAGCTAACGGAGAAGATCTCTAAGCTGAAGGAGGACATGAAGCCAGCACCCAGAGTTGCGTTACAAGCTGTTGAGTCCAAGTCCAAAATGCAT ATACAGAAGGAGCTGCTCGATGCTGAGCTGGACTTCCATAAGAAGCTGGTGTCCGGGGAGGACGCGACGGACCTCAAGCAGAAACTGACCCAGCTGCAGGTGGAG GCCTCCCGTTTAGGACTGATCCCCAAAACGCGCAGGAGAATGGCAGCCCTCCGGGGGCGTGGGGGCCTGAACCGCATGGTGGTAGATCATCGGCCGCGAGCGCTTGCTGTTCTGGGGGTGACCAGAGAGGAGAAGGCCGACCTGATGGATCACTTTGCG GGATTTGGAGAGATCATGGAATTTCAGGAGCATGAGCCACCTGGCATTGTCGTGACATTCAGGACCAGGGCTGAAGCGGAGAAA GCAGCAAACCAAGGCTCAGAGTTCAAAGACCGGCTGCTGCAAATCGCGTGGTACAAACCCAAAGCTGCATCTGCTCCCAGTGTGGAGGAGAAGTCCTCACAGGAGGAG AAGCCCCATAAATCTCCCCTGCTTGCGGAGGAAGAGGGGGACGAAGATGAAGAGGATGAATACGAGAGCCGTTCGTGGAGAAGATGA